Proteins encoded within one genomic window of Pseudalkalibacillus sp. SCS-8:
- the fliH gene encoding flagellar assembly protein FliH produces MSRVIKFSPHVERNDSKPVEIQHVFQRPQSRNENVPTPTVDLQKVHEDAEQIIKQAKEEADRLMSEAQINFEMKEQALLEKEASIDERIEEALAQAHRQGYEEGYQQGKDQSETEYKQYLHEARDILSQAQSHYEAKLLEAEPELIRLSVRIAEKIIGQKLEEEETWKGFISEALHQVKQEEEIKIFISPQNYDRTLPLTTKLSKSLDSDIVLYPDETQSEQGCLIETRYGQIDASINSQLDEMEAKLLEIVGEVHGNRSNSGSHQ; encoded by the coding sequence TTGTCTAGAGTAATCAAGTTCTCTCCGCACGTCGAACGAAACGATTCAAAGCCTGTTGAAATTCAACATGTTTTTCAACGTCCGCAATCAAGGAACGAAAACGTCCCAACACCAACGGTCGATCTTCAAAAAGTGCATGAAGATGCAGAACAAATCATCAAGCAGGCGAAAGAAGAAGCCGACCGTCTAATGAGCGAGGCTCAAATAAATTTCGAAATGAAAGAGCAAGCTCTCCTTGAGAAAGAAGCTTCGATAGATGAAAGAATAGAAGAAGCTCTGGCCCAAGCGCACCGTCAAGGATATGAAGAAGGTTATCAGCAAGGCAAGGACCAGAGTGAAACAGAATACAAGCAGTATCTTCATGAGGCGAGAGACATCCTATCACAAGCACAATCTCATTATGAAGCTAAGCTTCTGGAAGCAGAGCCGGAATTGATCCGGTTAAGTGTCCGCATCGCTGAAAAAATCATTGGACAAAAGCTTGAAGAGGAAGAAACCTGGAAAGGCTTCATCTCTGAAGCTTTGCATCAAGTGAAACAGGAAGAGGAAATCAAGATTTTCATTTCTCCACAAAATTACGATCGAACGCTTCCTTTGACTACAAAATTATCAAAATCCCTTGATTCTGATATTGTCTTATACCCAGATGAAACTCAATCCGAACAGGGATGTCTGATTGAAACACGTTATGGACAGATTGATGCCTCCATCAACAGTCAATTGGATGAAATGGAAGCAAAATTATTAGAAATTGTGGGTGAGGTCCATGGAAATCGCTCCAATTCTGGAAGCCATCAATAA
- the fliG gene encoding flagellar motor switch protein FliG, with product MARGFHKLSGREKAAVLLISLGPDVSAQVYKHLSEEEIERLTLEISNVRKVESVVKEEIIEEFHQIALAQEYITQGGIGYAKTVLEKALGSNEASAIINRLTSTLQVRPFDFARKADAGQILNFIQNEHPQTIALILSYLDSTQSAQILSELPQEVQADVAKRIALMDRTPPEVITEIEQILEQKLSTSVTQDFTQAGGIEAVVEVLNGVDRSTERTILDALEVQDPDLAEEIKKRMFVFEDIVTLDNRSIQRVIREIPNEDLLLSLKAASEEVKEIVYQNMSKRMVENFKEEMEYMGPVRLRDVEEAQSRIVSIIRRLEEAGEVVIARGGGDDIIV from the coding sequence GTGGCTAGGGGTTTTCATAAATTATCAGGCAGAGAAAAAGCGGCGGTACTATTAATCTCGTTAGGTCCTGATGTTTCAGCACAGGTATATAAACATTTGAGTGAAGAAGAAATCGAGCGGCTTACGCTTGAAATATCAAATGTAAGAAAGGTCGAATCTGTCGTCAAAGAAGAAATCATCGAAGAGTTCCATCAGATTGCATTGGCTCAGGAGTACATCACTCAAGGGGGAATCGGCTATGCGAAGACCGTCCTGGAAAAAGCCCTCGGGTCAAACGAGGCGTCCGCTATCATCAATCGCTTGACCTCCACCTTGCAAGTGAGACCGTTTGATTTTGCACGAAAAGCAGATGCGGGGCAGATTTTAAATTTCATACAAAACGAACATCCACAAACGATTGCATTGATTTTATCTTATTTGGACTCCACCCAATCTGCACAGATCCTTTCGGAATTACCACAGGAAGTGCAGGCTGATGTCGCGAAACGGATCGCTTTGATGGACCGTACACCGCCGGAAGTGATTACAGAAATCGAACAGATTTTAGAACAAAAGCTCTCAACCTCGGTAACTCAGGATTTCACACAAGCTGGTGGCATTGAAGCTGTCGTCGAGGTTTTGAATGGTGTAGACAGAAGTACTGAAAGGACGATCCTGGATGCATTGGAAGTACAGGATCCAGATTTGGCAGAAGAGATCAAGAAGAGGATGTTTGTCTTTGAAGACATCGTTACATTGGATAACAGATCCATTCAACGGGTCATCCGGGAGATACCGAACGAAGATCTACTCCTCTCGTTGAAAGCAGCAAGCGAGGAAGTTAAAGAAATCGTCTATCAAAATATGTCCAAACGGATGGTGGAAAACTTCAAGGAGGAAATGGAATACATGGGTCCTGTCAGATTAAGAGACGTAGAGGAAGCTCAGTCACGGATCGTTTCCATTATAAGAAGACTAGAAGAAGCTGGAGAAGTTGTCATTGCACGTGGCGGAGGAGACGATATCATTGTCTAG
- the flgB gene encoding flagellar basal body rod protein FlgB: MLNSSTIRHLEHALNGRTLNHKIIANNIANADTPNYKAKSIQFKDSLNQSIKATRTDDSHIPFSSESDNTPLYRVKTNNQTSYSHNGNNVDVDKEMSKLAENQLYYQALIQRMNGKMSSIKMVLKGGR, encoded by the coding sequence ATGTTAAATTCAAGCACGATTCGACATCTAGAACATGCGTTGAATGGGCGGACGCTTAATCACAAGATCATCGCTAATAACATAGCTAATGCAGATACTCCTAACTACAAAGCAAAATCCATTCAATTTAAAGATTCATTAAATCAATCTATAAAGGCTACTCGTACAGATGACAGCCACATTCCTTTTTCCTCTGAATCTGATAATACTCCCTTATATCGCGTAAAAACAAACAATCAAACATCCTACTCACATAACGGCAACAATGTTGATGTTGATAAAGAAATGTCAAAGCTCGCAGAAAATCAATTGTATTATCAAGCATTGATACAAAGAATGAACGGAAAAATGAGTTCAATCAAAATGGTATTAAAGGGTGGAAGGTAG
- a CDS encoding flagellar hook-length control protein FliK, whose product MTSMPSVMMKVAAIGGGNAKPLRNAEPKNGLFNLMVAENLSIQVLNTPKDNEKLDTMLEEFLVSFNQEKGTEIGMEEMLHMLKEELESIGLPVNYDDQLPEIPVIHQALLKQPTAPIAQDGKRDAVEMNNTIQQIAQILKGNTTGTPLLEKVREFLTKADPDRVVQHMRELVHKVKASNPGQLNEKSSLAMTAQGAEKKAAFKELMNSPHVQHRTLLVKNAIGNGVQPVEKSDENPKTIHVESTKVQKVFPSTSPSLMSKVEQFVLHAPQANEPPTHFIKDLTSLFNRGRLLTLPNGSTQISIKLFPENLGSLDIQITQRNGEIAAKIIASTVQAKELIETNLNQLRQSLQGQNITVNHIEVSNQVNDWLNGEREKQNHHSSKNGQGDHQENQDDQQEQTFQQWMDEMNKEREG is encoded by the coding sequence ATGACATCAATGCCATCAGTCATGATGAAAGTGGCAGCAATAGGTGGAGGAAATGCGAAGCCATTACGAAATGCTGAGCCGAAAAACGGATTGTTCAATTTAATGGTTGCTGAAAACTTATCCATACAAGTCTTAAATACGCCAAAAGATAACGAAAAATTGGACACTATGCTTGAGGAATTTCTAGTCTCGTTCAATCAAGAGAAAGGTACAGAGATCGGCATGGAAGAAATGCTCCACATGCTGAAGGAAGAGTTGGAATCGATTGGCCTACCCGTAAACTATGATGACCAGCTTCCAGAAATTCCTGTAATCCATCAAGCTCTGTTGAAACAACCTACCGCGCCGATTGCCCAAGATGGAAAGAGAGATGCTGTAGAAATGAATAATACCATTCAGCAGATCGCTCAGATTCTTAAGGGTAACACTACGGGGACTCCTTTGTTGGAAAAGGTACGTGAATTCCTTACGAAAGCTGATCCAGATCGTGTTGTTCAACATATGCGTGAGCTTGTTCATAAAGTGAAAGCTTCCAACCCAGGACAATTGAATGAAAAGAGCAGCTTGGCGATGACAGCACAAGGTGCTGAGAAAAAAGCAGCATTCAAAGAATTGATGAATTCACCTCATGTTCAACACCGGACATTGTTGGTGAAAAACGCAATCGGAAATGGTGTGCAACCGGTGGAAAAAAGTGATGAAAACCCTAAAACGATCCATGTTGAATCTACGAAAGTGCAAAAGGTTTTTCCATCCACTTCACCAAGTCTTATGAGTAAAGTGGAACAATTCGTCCTCCATGCTCCACAAGCGAATGAACCACCAACTCATTTTATAAAGGATTTGACCAGTCTTTTTAACCGGGGAAGATTGCTGACATTGCCAAACGGGAGTACTCAGATCTCCATAAAGCTTTTTCCGGAAAATCTAGGTTCCCTTGACATTCAAATCACCCAACGAAATGGGGAAATAGCAGCCAAGATCATAGCATCTACCGTGCAAGCAAAAGAACTCATCGAAACAAACCTTAATCAACTTCGTCAATCCTTGCAAGGACAGAATATAACAGTCAACCATATCGAAGTAAGCAACCAGGTGAATGACTGGTTGAATGGTGAGAGGGAAAAGCAGAACCACCACTCCTCAAAGAATGGCCAAGGTGACCATCAGGAAAATCAGGATGATCAACAAGAGCAGACCTTCCAACAATGGATGGATGAAATGAATAAGGAGAGGGAGGGATGA
- a CDS encoding MotE family protein codes for MEKKTNKALWFLLVIVIPLLFAASLSVIILSLMGVNLIEKGKGYVAAVPVVANLVETADVKERSNKEMVAALESQLETLQAEADKAEKELLQKEEIINQQKSDIAGLKKQLQQKEDKDEQQKQAMDDVAEIYGTMPPGNAAKIFESMKKEEAALIMTRLDADAQANILAEMDPAVAANITKLLTE; via the coding sequence TTGGAGAAGAAAACGAATAAAGCCCTATGGTTCTTACTCGTCATCGTCATACCGCTATTGTTCGCTGCTTCCTTATCTGTCATCATCCTATCACTGATGGGTGTGAATCTGATTGAGAAAGGGAAGGGCTACGTTGCTGCTGTCCCTGTGGTAGCAAATTTAGTGGAAACTGCCGATGTGAAAGAACGGTCCAACAAGGAAATGGTTGCTGCATTGGAAAGCCAATTAGAAACGTTACAAGCCGAAGCGGATAAAGCTGAAAAAGAATTACTGCAAAAAGAGGAGATAATCAATCAACAAAAATCCGACATTGCCGGCTTAAAAAAGCAGCTGCAGCAAAAAGAGGATAAGGATGAACAACAAAAACAAGCGATGGATGATGTCGCCGAAATTTACGGAACGATGCCTCCGGGAAACGCGGCGAAAATTTTCGAAAGCATGAAGAAAGAAGAAGCTGCACTCATCATGACAAGGCTTGATGCTGATGCACAAGCAAATATTCTAGCTGAAATGGATCCTGCAGTTGCAGCAAATATCACAAAGCTCCTCACTGAATAA
- the fliI gene encoding flagellar protein export ATPase FliI: MEIAPILEAINKIDSYKRYGKVNRVIGLMIESKGPKASIGDVCYIHTGEAVDRRIPAEVVGFREENVLLMPFTSIHEIAPGSLVESTGKPLQIKAGKALIGKVLDGLGKPLNGTELPGGLSPQLTESSPPNPMERPRITDQISCGVRAIDSFLPLGNGQRVGIFAGSGVGKSTLLGMIARQSNADINIIALIGERGREVREFIEHDLGEEGLRKTIVVAATSDQPALLRIKGALTATTLAEHFRDQGMRVMLMMDSVTRVAMAQREVGLAAGEPPATKGYTPSVFALLPKLLERSGTSEKGSITAFYTVLVDGDDMNEPIADTVRGILDGHIVLDRDLANKGHFPSINVLKSVSRVMNNIVDKDHVKIVSKARELIASYAESEDLISIGAYKKGTSKKVDEAIAYYPRIMEFLQQGTEETVTASQSIEQLTKLFHEER; this comes from the coding sequence ATGGAAATCGCTCCAATTCTGGAAGCCATCAATAAAATCGATTCTTATAAACGCTATGGAAAAGTCAACCGAGTAATCGGCTTAATGATCGAGTCGAAGGGACCAAAGGCTTCAATTGGAGATGTGTGTTACATCCATACTGGTGAGGCGGTCGACAGACGAATTCCGGCAGAGGTTGTCGGATTCAGGGAAGAAAACGTACTTCTCATGCCTTTTACCTCCATACATGAAATTGCACCAGGAAGCCTGGTGGAATCGACCGGGAAGCCTCTTCAAATCAAAGCGGGTAAAGCTCTGATCGGCAAAGTGCTTGATGGTCTAGGGAAGCCTTTGAACGGTACTGAATTACCTGGTGGACTGTCCCCACAATTGACAGAATCCAGTCCTCCAAATCCAATGGAACGGCCTCGCATCACTGATCAGATTTCCTGCGGTGTAAGAGCGATCGATAGCTTCCTCCCATTAGGAAACGGCCAAAGGGTCGGTATTTTTGCCGGCAGTGGGGTTGGAAAGAGCACGCTGTTAGGTATGATCGCCAGACAATCCAATGCGGATATCAATATCATCGCCTTGATTGGTGAACGTGGACGAGAAGTAAGAGAATTCATTGAGCATGATTTAGGTGAAGAAGGACTTCGAAAGACAATCGTGGTTGCAGCTACATCCGATCAGCCTGCATTGCTGCGTATCAAAGGAGCATTGACAGCGACCACTCTTGCTGAACATTTCAGAGATCAAGGGATGCGCGTCATGCTTATGATGGATTCTGTAACAAGGGTAGCTATGGCACAAAGGGAAGTCGGGTTGGCAGCTGGTGAACCACCAGCAACGAAAGGGTATACACCATCTGTTTTCGCGTTGCTGCCGAAACTTCTGGAAAGATCGGGGACAAGCGAGAAAGGAAGCATTACCGCGTTCTATACAGTCCTCGTAGATGGTGATGACATGAATGAGCCGATTGCAGATACGGTCAGAGGAATCCTGGATGGGCATATCGTCCTGGATCGGGATTTAGCGAATAAGGGACATTTTCCTTCAATCAATGTATTGAAGAGCGTAAGCAGGGTGATGAATAACATCGTCGATAAGGATCATGTAAAGATCGTATCGAAAGCAAGGGAATTAATCGCTTCTTACGCAGAATCTGAAGATCTTATTTCCATCGGAGCCTATAAAAAGGGAACCTCAAAAAAGGTGGACGAGGCAATTGCATACTATCCGAGGATCATGGAGTTTCTTCAACAAGGTACAGAAGAGACGGTAACTGCCTCCCAGTCAATTGAACAACTAACCAAACTCTTTCATGAGGAGCGTTGA
- the fliF gene encoding flagellar basal-body MS-ring/collar protein FliF — protein MNEKITSYKNQMLHYWKERTTKQRALILGSIIGLFTIVTILTIIISNDRFVPLYSGLSPEEIGQVKSSLEAKGINYEISSNGTIISVPDHQVDALKVELAAEGTPKSGAISYEYFGENNGFGMTDKEFGVLERAAMQTELQELIGSIDGVENAKVMINLPKENVWVTDTEGTASASVVLDLKPGYDLKQQQVNSLYHLVSKSVPSLPIDNIVIMDQYFNYFDQKNSEQQTTTLTVYEQQKTIKQDIERELQRNLQRMLATMMGRDKVIVSVTTDIDFTKEKTQKDLVEPVDPDKMEGIQLSVERIRETYTGGGAPPGGVTGSGDGDIPSYQGEDGESGDYQRIEERINNEVNRIHKEIEEAPYKIRDIGIQVMVEPPTPEEVNSLPAERIDDIEQVLSSVVRTTISKDVAGEITDEEISEKIFVTAQPFNGKPEMPEPASSSMPNWVYIIGGALVLLIVILIILLVRKRKEKVEDEPYRSGSYVDYQVEEVPDLPQRSEESTRKQQLEKLAKDKPDEFAKLLRSWLSDD, from the coding sequence ATGAACGAGAAGATCACGTCATACAAAAATCAAATGTTGCATTATTGGAAGGAACGTACAACTAAACAACGAGCGTTGATTCTGGGTTCGATCATTGGATTGTTCACCATCGTTACAATATTGACAATCATCATTTCAAATGACCGATTTGTTCCATTATACAGCGGATTATCCCCTGAGGAGATTGGACAAGTCAAAAGCAGCTTGGAAGCGAAAGGGATAAACTATGAGATTTCCAGCAATGGAACAATCATCAGTGTGCCTGACCATCAAGTTGATGCATTGAAGGTGGAGCTGGCAGCTGAAGGTACCCCGAAGAGTGGTGCGATCAGTTATGAATACTTCGGAGAGAACAATGGCTTCGGAATGACAGATAAGGAATTCGGCGTTTTAGAGAGAGCCGCAATGCAGACTGAGCTTCAAGAATTGATTGGTAGTATCGATGGTGTGGAAAATGCGAAGGTCATGATCAACCTTCCGAAAGAGAATGTCTGGGTTACAGATACAGAGGGGACTGCATCAGCATCAGTCGTACTCGATTTGAAACCAGGATACGACTTGAAACAACAGCAAGTGAACTCCTTGTATCATCTTGTTTCGAAGAGTGTCCCTTCCTTACCCATAGATAATATCGTCATTATGGACCAGTATTTTAACTATTTTGACCAAAAAAACTCAGAACAGCAAACCACAACATTGACAGTCTATGAACAACAAAAAACAATTAAGCAAGATATCGAGCGGGAACTGCAGCGGAATCTTCAACGTATGCTGGCTACGATGATGGGTCGCGACAAGGTGATCGTCTCTGTTACGACAGATATTGATTTCACGAAAGAAAAAACACAAAAAGATCTTGTGGAACCTGTTGATCCTGACAAGATGGAAGGGATTCAACTGAGTGTCGAACGTATCAGGGAAACCTATACCGGAGGCGGAGCCCCTCCAGGAGGTGTAACAGGTTCAGGAGATGGTGACATCCCTTCCTACCAAGGAGAAGACGGAGAGTCAGGGGATTACCAAAGGATCGAAGAACGAATTAACAATGAAGTGAATCGCATACATAAGGAAATTGAAGAAGCGCCGTATAAAATAAGGGATATCGGAATTCAAGTGATGGTCGAACCTCCTACTCCTGAAGAAGTCAATTCATTGCCGGCCGAACGGATCGATGATATTGAACAGGTATTGAGCAGTGTCGTCCGAACGACGATATCGAAAGACGTTGCAGGTGAAATCACCGACGAAGAAATCAGTGAAAAAATATTCGTAACCGCACAACCCTTCAACGGTAAACCTGAAATGCCGGAGCCTGCCAGCTCTAGCATGCCGAACTGGGTGTATATCATAGGTGGGGCGTTAGTACTTCTGATCGTCATACTCATCATCCTGTTAGTTAGGAAAAGGAAAGAAAAAGTGGAAGATGAACCTTATCGAAGCGGTAGCTATGTAGACTATCAAGTTGAAGAAGTGCCGGATCTACCTCAGCGATCTGAAGAATCAACTCGGAAACAGCAGCTTGAGAAATTGGCCAAGGACAAGCCGGATGAATTTGCGAAATTACTTCGATCATGGCTTTCTGATGATTAG
- the fliE gene encoding flagellar hook-basal body complex protein FliE, giving the protein MDPINGILPGVASQRIQATPDHARTQLATSFKDMLKQVNDAQLKSDQETKKLITGETDNLHNVMISAEKASITLQTAVEVRNKAIEAYQEIMRMQV; this is encoded by the coding sequence ATGGATCCAATTAATGGGATTCTTCCAGGAGTAGCATCTCAACGAATTCAAGCTACACCGGACCATGCGAGGACACAATTGGCAACATCATTCAAGGATATGCTCAAACAAGTGAATGATGCGCAATTGAAATCGGACCAGGAAACCAAAAAATTGATTACTGGAGAAACCGATAACCTGCATAATGTAATGATATCTGCAGAGAAGGCAAGCATTACATTACAAACAGCAGTTGAAGTTAGAAATAAAGCTATTGAGGCTTATCAAGAAATCATGAGGATGCAAGTATAG
- the flgG gene encoding flagellar basal body rod protein FlgG, with protein MLRSMYSGISGMKNFQSKLDVLGNNIANVNTYGFKKGRTTFKDLVSQQISGASAPNGGRGGVNPKQVGLGSQLSTIDTIHTQGSLQTTGRPLDLSLSGDGYFLVTDGTNEYYTRAGNFYLDQAGTLVNSDGMKVLDSDQATITIPPEAESFSIGSDGSVTYILDGELNEDQQQIGIAKFANNGGLEKAGGNLYQATTNSGAPEITTAGLEGAGDIVAGTLEMSNVDLSEEFTEMIVAQRGFQANTRIITTSDEILQELVNLKR; from the coding sequence ATGCTACGTTCAATGTACTCGGGTATAAGTGGTATGAAAAATTTTCAATCGAAACTGGATGTATTAGGTAATAACATCGCGAACGTCAATACATACGGATTCAAAAAAGGACGGACGACCTTCAAAGATCTCGTATCCCAGCAAATTTCCGGAGCCAGTGCACCGAATGGCGGAAGAGGAGGGGTGAATCCGAAGCAGGTCGGATTAGGATCACAGCTCTCCACAATCGATACGATCCACACGCAAGGGAGCCTTCAAACGACAGGTAGACCGTTGGATTTATCCTTATCCGGAGATGGATATTTCCTTGTCACTGATGGTACGAATGAGTATTATACGCGTGCAGGCAACTTCTATCTGGATCAGGCAGGTACACTCGTCAATTCAGACGGTATGAAGGTGCTTGATTCAGACCAGGCGACAATCACAATTCCACCTGAAGCGGAAAGCTTCAGTATCGGAAGTGACGGGAGCGTCACCTACATCCTTGATGGTGAATTGAATGAGGATCAGCAACAAATCGGGATTGCGAAGTTTGCAAATAATGGTGGATTAGAAAAGGCAGGCGGCAATCTCTATCAAGCGACAACGAACTCTGGAGCTCCTGAAATTACAACGGCAGGACTTGAAGGTGCAGGGGATATTGTAGCGGGTACACTCGAGATGTCGAATGTCGACCTTTCAGAAGAATTCACCGAAATGATCGTAGCACAACGTGGATTCCAAGCAAATACACGAATAATCACAACTTCGGATGAGATCCTCCAAGAACTCGTCAATCTAAAGAGATAA
- the flgD gene encoding flagellar hook assembly protein FlgD, with product MVNQIDPSLFLPDSQTRKTGGSNLGKDDFLKILVAQLANQDPLKPMEDREFISQMANFSSLEQMVNMNQTLSNWMTHQNNGQLLQYSELIGRKIDWVDSETGADQQTGVVAKVHFERGETVIELENGTKVTPDQVVTVSK from the coding sequence ATGGTAAATCAAATTGACCCTAGTCTATTTTTACCCGATTCACAGACCCGGAAAACCGGGGGAAGCAATCTAGGAAAAGATGATTTTTTGAAAATCTTAGTGGCGCAATTAGCCAATCAAGATCCACTCAAGCCGATGGAAGATCGTGAATTCATTTCTCAAATGGCCAACTTTTCAAGTTTGGAACAAATGGTCAATATGAATCAAACCTTGAGCAATTGGATGACACATCAAAATAATGGTCAACTTCTTCAATATAGTGAGTTGATTGGTCGGAAGATTGATTGGGTCGATTCTGAAACTGGGGCAGATCAACAAACTGGTGTGGTGGCCAAAGTTCACTTTGAACGCGGAGAAACCGTCATCGAGTTGGAGAATGGCACGAAAGTTACGCCAGATCAAGTGGTTACGGTATCCAAATAA
- the flgC gene encoding flagellar basal body rod protein FlgC, translating into MSLFNSIHISGSALTAQRLRMDVASSNIANAETTRGRQVEGEWEPYRRKMVAFQPKGQDFQSILSKAKDGSPGQGVVATEIQDDREPFKLVYQPEHPDADAQGYVKMPNVDPLKEMVDLMSATRSYEANVTVMNAAKGMYMKALEIGR; encoded by the coding sequence ATGAGTTTGTTCAATTCAATACATATCTCTGGCTCAGCACTGACCGCACAGCGACTGCGCATGGATGTAGCCTCTTCGAATATCGCGAATGCAGAAACAACGAGAGGGAGACAGGTTGAGGGTGAATGGGAGCCTTACCGAAGGAAGATGGTTGCTTTCCAACCTAAAGGTCAAGATTTCCAATCCATTCTATCGAAGGCGAAAGACGGTAGTCCAGGACAAGGGGTAGTTGCGACTGAAATACAAGATGATCGTGAACCGTTCAAGCTTGTATACCAGCCTGAACATCCTGATGCGGATGCTCAAGGATATGTTAAGATGCCGAATGTCGATCCGTTAAAGGAAATGGTGGATCTCATGAGTGCAACACGATCCTATGAAGCGAATGTTACGGTGATGAATGCAGCAAAGGGCATGTATATGAAAGCTCTCGAAATCGGTAGATAA
- the fliJ gene encoding flagellar export protein FliJ: MAFQYRMDQIIDYKNHEKDRTHKEFLEKQTHFEEIGYELFSLLKKKEVLLEEQAKRIQDGAQINTIQSLSRYIHRLEEQERGLQKRLQQARNQMDTTQDLLLEQTIDVKKYEKLRKRQFEKYQHEIKMDETKHTDELAVLRYSFNENR; the protein is encoded by the coding sequence ATGGCCTTTCAGTACAGGATGGATCAAATCATAGATTACAAGAATCATGAGAAGGATCGCACACATAAAGAATTTCTCGAAAAACAAACTCATTTTGAAGAGATTGGCTATGAACTCTTTTCTCTTTTAAAGAAGAAAGAGGTATTGCTAGAAGAGCAAGCCAAGCGTATTCAGGATGGAGCACAAATCAATACCATACAAAGTCTTAGCCGCTATATCCATCGCTTAGAGGAACAAGAAAGAGGTTTGCAGAAGCGACTGCAACAGGCACGAAATCAGATGGATACGACTCAAGACTTGTTATTGGAACAGACCATCGATGTGAAGAAGTACGAAAAACTGCGGAAACGACAGTTTGAAAAATATCAGCACGAGATAAAGATGGACGAAACCAAACATACAGATGAACTAGCAGTCTTAAGATATTCTTTTAATGAAAACAGGTGA
- a CDS encoding TIGR02530 family flagellar biosynthesis protein — protein sequence MQQVYQKPFTSTLPTNRNISPNKTVPTGDFHNLLKQQVNHLKVSKHANVRLEERNIHIDSTTWERIGNKLSEAKQKGIKDSLVLVGDAALVVSTVNNTVITAMDRNEVSDHIFTNINGAIVMN from the coding sequence ATGCAGCAAGTCTATCAAAAACCGTTTACATCAACCCTCCCGACCAACCGTAACATATCGCCAAATAAAACAGTACCAACAGGTGATTTCCACAACCTATTGAAACAACAGGTCAATCACTTGAAAGTTTCCAAACATGCCAATGTAAGGTTAGAGGAAAGAAATATCCACATTGATTCCACTACATGGGAACGAATTGGAAACAAGCTGTCAGAAGCAAAACAGAAAGGTATCAAGGATTCACTCGTCCTTGTGGGAGATGCCGCACTTGTCGTAAGCACAGTCAACAATACGGTTATCACTGCAATGGATCGTAACGAAGTCTCGGATCATATCTTTACGAATATCAATGGCGCGATTGTCATGAATTAA
- a CDS encoding flagellar FlbD family protein: MIELTKLNGQQFTLNAIYIEQVQAFPDTTITLTNGRKFVVRDSVSEVRSSVNEFYKEISILGSPIKKGDADER; encoded by the coding sequence ATGATTGAGCTCACCAAATTGAATGGCCAGCAATTCACGTTAAATGCAATTTATATCGAACAAGTACAAGCATTCCCTGATACGACGATCACGCTTACGAACGGCAGGAAATTTGTTGTCCGCGACTCCGTATCAGAAGTGCGTTCATCGGTGAATGAGTTTTACAAAGAGATATCCATTTTAGGAAGTCCGATCAAAAAGGGGGATGCAGATGAAAGGTAA